In one Pangasianodon hypophthalmus isolate fPanHyp1 chromosome 22, fPanHyp1.pri, whole genome shotgun sequence genomic region, the following are encoded:
- the pbx2 gene encoding pre-B-cell leukemia transcription factor 2 isoform X5 — translation MLQQQPITGNGPNSGRGLALNTHPGMHTLNSVHPPPQHRPDGDAGLEGTENGHENRRDIGDILQQIMTITDQSLDEAQAKKHALNCHRMKPALFSVLCEIKEKTGLSMRNTQEEEPPDPQLVRLDNMLLAEGVAGPEKGGGAAAAVSAATSSGGMSPDSSLEHSDYKQKLSQIRTIYHTELEKYEQACSEFTTHVMNLLREQSRTRPVSPREIERMVAIIHRKFSSIQTQLKQSTCEAVMILRSRFLDARRKRRNFSKQATEVLNEYFYSHLSNPYPSEEAKEELAKQCSITISQVSNWFGNKRIRYKKNISKFQEEANLYAMKTAMGATQREGSPQTPNSTD, via the exons ATGTTGCAGCAGCAGCCTATTACAGGCAACGGGCCCAACTCAGGCCGGGGGCTCGCGTTGAACACTCACCCGGGAATGCACACCCTGAACTCGGTGCACCCTCCGCCACAACACCGGCCCGATGGCGACGCGGGCCTCGAGGGAACAGAAAACGGTCATGAAAACAGACGAGACATTGGGGACATTTTGCAACAAATCATGACCATCACTGACCAAAGTCTAGACGAAGCCCAGGCGAA AAAACATGCCTTGAACTGTCACCGAATGAAACCGGCTTTGTTCAGCGTGCTTTGTGAAATTAAAGAGAAAACCG GTCTGTCCATGCGAAACACGCAGGAGGAGGAGCCGCCGGACCCGCAGCTCGTCCGACTGGACAACATGCTCCTGGCTGAGGGTGTGGCCGGTCCGGAGAAAGGAGGCGGGGCCGCCGCAGCAGTCTCTGCGGCAACCAGCTCGGGCGGTATGTCTCCGGACAGCTCGTTGGAGCACTCGGACTACAAACAGAAGCTGAGCCAGATTCGCACGATTTACCACACTGAGCTGGAGAAATACGAGCAG GCATGCAGCGAGTTCACAACTCATGTGATGAACCTGCTACGTGAACAGTCACGTACACGGCCCGTGTCTCCGCGCGAGATCGAGCGCATGGTGGCCATCATCCACCGTAAGTTCAGCTCCATCCAGACGCAGCTCAAACAGAGCACGTGCGAGGCTGTCATGATCCTCCGCTCCCGCTTCCTGGacgccag GCGCAAGAGACGCAACTTCAGCAAGCAGGCCACGGAGGTGCTGAACGAGTACTTCTACTCCCACCTGTCTAACCCTTATCCCAGCGAGGAGGCCAAAGAGGAGCTCGCTAAACAGTGCAGCATCACCATCTCTCAG GTGTCCAACTGGTTTGGCAATAAGAGGATCCGCTACAAGAAAAACATCAGCAAGTTCCAGGAAGAGGCCAACCTTTACGCCATGAAGACGGCCATGGGGgcgacacagagagagggatcGCCCCAAACCCCCAACTCCACCG actaa
- the pbx2 gene encoding pre-B-cell leukemia transcription factor 2 isoform X3, with protein MLQQQPITGNGPNSGRGLALNTHPGMHTLNSVHPPPQHRPDGDAGLEGTENGHENRRDIGDILQQIMTITDQSLDEAQAKKHALNCHRMKPALFSVLCEIKEKTGLSMRNTQEEEPPDPQLVRLDNMLLAEGVAGPEKGGGAAAAVSAATSSGGMSPDSSLEHSDYKQKLSQIRTIYHTELEKYEQACSEFTTHVMNLLREQSRTRPVSPREIERMVAIIHRKFSSIQTQLKQSTCEAVMILRSRFLDARRKRRNFSKQATEVLNEYFYSHLSNPYPSEEAKEELAKQCSITISQVSNWFGNKRIRYKKNISKFQEEANLYAMKTAMGATQREGSPQTPNSTGSGSFSLSGSADLFLGVPPVNGEQPGYHMGAQTNGTWQEQNTPPSPPGSEGSDNSD; from the exons ATGTTGCAGCAGCAGCCTATTACAGGCAACGGGCCCAACTCAGGCCGGGGGCTCGCGTTGAACACTCACCCGGGAATGCACACCCTGAACTCGGTGCACCCTCCGCCACAACACCGGCCCGATGGCGACGCGGGCCTCGAGGGAACAGAAAACGGTCATGAAAACAGACGAGACATTGGGGACATTTTGCAACAAATCATGACCATCACTGACCAAAGTCTAGACGAAGCCCAGGCGAA AAAACATGCCTTGAACTGTCACCGAATGAAACCGGCTTTGTTCAGCGTGCTTTGTGAAATTAAAGAGAAAACCG GTCTGTCCATGCGAAACACGCAGGAGGAGGAGCCGCCGGACCCGCAGCTCGTCCGACTGGACAACATGCTCCTGGCTGAGGGTGTGGCCGGTCCGGAGAAAGGAGGCGGGGCCGCCGCAGCAGTCTCTGCGGCAACCAGCTCGGGCGGTATGTCTCCGGACAGCTCGTTGGAGCACTCGGACTACAAACAGAAGCTGAGCCAGATTCGCACGATTTACCACACTGAGCTGGAGAAATACGAGCAG GCATGCAGCGAGTTCACAACTCATGTGATGAACCTGCTACGTGAACAGTCACGTACACGGCCCGTGTCTCCGCGCGAGATCGAGCGCATGGTGGCCATCATCCACCGTAAGTTCAGCTCCATCCAGACGCAGCTCAAACAGAGCACGTGCGAGGCTGTCATGATCCTCCGCTCCCGCTTCCTGGacgccag GCGCAAGAGACGCAACTTCAGCAAGCAGGCCACGGAGGTGCTGAACGAGTACTTCTACTCCCACCTGTCTAACCCTTATCCCAGCGAGGAGGCCAAAGAGGAGCTCGCTAAACAGTGCAGCATCACCATCTCTCAG GTGTCCAACTGGTTTGGCAATAAGAGGATCCGCTACAAGAAAAACATCAGCAAGTTCCAGGAAGAGGCCAACCTTTACGCCATGAAGACGGCCATGGGGgcgacacagagagagggatcGCCCCAAACCCCCAACTCCACCG GCTCAGGGTCCTTCTCGCTCTCAGGGTCAGCTGATCTCTTCCTTGGAGTTCCTCCAGTGAATGGAGAGCAGCCTGGCTACCACATGGGGGCTCAG actaaCGGGACCTGGCAGGAACAGAACACTCCTCCCTCTCCACCTGGAAGCGAGGGCTCCGACAATTCAGACTGA
- the pbx2 gene encoding pre-B-cell leukemia transcription factor 2 isoform X1: MLQQQPITGNGPNSGRGLALNTHPGMHTLNSVHPPPQHRPDGDAGLEGTENGHENRRDIGDILQQIMTITDQSLDEAQAKKHALNCHRMKPALFSVLCEIKEKTGLSMRNTQEEEPPDPQLVRLDNMLLAEGVAGPEKGGGAAAAVSAATSSGGMSPDSSLEHSDYKQKLSQIRTIYHTELEKYEQACSEFTTHVMNLLREQSRTRPVSPREIERMVAIIHRKFSSIQTQLKQSTCEAVMILRSRFLDARRKRRNFSKQATEVLNEYFYSHLSNPYPSEEAKEELAKQCSITISQVSNWFGNKRIRYKKNISKFQEEANLYAMKTAMGATQREGSPQTPNSTGSGSFSLSGSADLFLGVPPVNGEQPGYHMGAQDSRFSERLYSPRESRTNGTWQEQNTPPSPPGSEGSDNSD; encoded by the exons ATGTTGCAGCAGCAGCCTATTACAGGCAACGGGCCCAACTCAGGCCGGGGGCTCGCGTTGAACACTCACCCGGGAATGCACACCCTGAACTCGGTGCACCCTCCGCCACAACACCGGCCCGATGGCGACGCGGGCCTCGAGGGAACAGAAAACGGTCATGAAAACAGACGAGACATTGGGGACATTTTGCAACAAATCATGACCATCACTGACCAAAGTCTAGACGAAGCCCAGGCGAA AAAACATGCCTTGAACTGTCACCGAATGAAACCGGCTTTGTTCAGCGTGCTTTGTGAAATTAAAGAGAAAACCG GTCTGTCCATGCGAAACACGCAGGAGGAGGAGCCGCCGGACCCGCAGCTCGTCCGACTGGACAACATGCTCCTGGCTGAGGGTGTGGCCGGTCCGGAGAAAGGAGGCGGGGCCGCCGCAGCAGTCTCTGCGGCAACCAGCTCGGGCGGTATGTCTCCGGACAGCTCGTTGGAGCACTCGGACTACAAACAGAAGCTGAGCCAGATTCGCACGATTTACCACACTGAGCTGGAGAAATACGAGCAG GCATGCAGCGAGTTCACAACTCATGTGATGAACCTGCTACGTGAACAGTCACGTACACGGCCCGTGTCTCCGCGCGAGATCGAGCGCATGGTGGCCATCATCCACCGTAAGTTCAGCTCCATCCAGACGCAGCTCAAACAGAGCACGTGCGAGGCTGTCATGATCCTCCGCTCCCGCTTCCTGGacgccag GCGCAAGAGACGCAACTTCAGCAAGCAGGCCACGGAGGTGCTGAACGAGTACTTCTACTCCCACCTGTCTAACCCTTATCCCAGCGAGGAGGCCAAAGAGGAGCTCGCTAAACAGTGCAGCATCACCATCTCTCAG GTGTCCAACTGGTTTGGCAATAAGAGGATCCGCTACAAGAAAAACATCAGCAAGTTCCAGGAAGAGGCCAACCTTTACGCCATGAAGACGGCCATGGGGgcgacacagagagagggatcGCCCCAAACCCCCAACTCCACCG GCTCAGGGTCCTTCTCGCTCTCAGGGTCAGCTGATCTCTTCCTTGGAGTTCCTCCAGTGAATGGAGAGCAGCCTGGCTACCACATGGGGGCTCAG GACTCGCGCTTTTCAGAAAGACTCTATAGTCCCAGAGAGAGCCGG actaaCGGGACCTGGCAGGAACAGAACACTCCTCCCTCTCCACCTGGAAGCGAGGGCTCCGACAATTCAGACTGA
- the LOC113532533 gene encoding G-protein-signaling modulator 2 → MDCAEVKGHIPAEEQLEPLVILEEGDKLDDFTHISTTGKGILRVKKEDMEDRVKGSSNGSTDSKNDVEEGESMHITITQEEVESQRKEGLGYENRKIEGVTETEENTEVKRVQTVPGLVMEKAGGEMEGMQTDTVSKKESLADTQPSAKLRPRDRLSPEDAQQKVHRLSPDSPDALYELLCALQEGRRLNDQRCSFTLQPRRRCHSEPGTPRHSQKVVFSSMTSLQKEEFFDLVATSQARRLDDQRADFQSTSPVAPVPVPQEPRRPSSAPGSFSQPRPKSRRSSWKVMEFGQTVPKPAAKEELYNMILTSQAQGRLEEQRSKAPGPMDDEDFFSLLLKVQGGRMDEQRTELPVALRY, encoded by the exons ATGGACTGTGcggaggtcaaaggtcatatCCCAGCGGAGGAGCAGCTGGAGCCACTGGTCATCCTCGAGGAAGGGGACAAGCTGGACGATTTCACACATATCTCTACGACAGGGAAAGGCATACTGAGAGTGAAGAAGGAAGACATGGAAGACAGAGTTAAGGGAAGCTCGAATGGAAGTACAGATTCAAAAAATGATGTGGAAGAAGGTGAAAGCATGCACATAACTATCACTCAGGAGGAAGTGGAAAGTCAGAGAAAGGAAGGGTTGGGATACGAAAACCGAAAGATCGAGGGAGTGACGGAAACCGAGGAGAACACCGAAGTGAAAAGAGTCCAAACCGTACCTGGATTAGTGATGGAGAAGGCGGGAGGGGAGATGGAGGGAATGCAGACAGACACAGTGTCTAAAAAAGAGTCACTTGCTGATACCCAGCCTTCAGCCAAACTACGACCCAGAGACCGACTCAGTCCTGAAGATGCTCAGCAAAAG GTCCACAGGTTATCCCCGGATTCTCCTGACGCTCTCTACGAGCTACTCTGCGCCTTGCAGGAGGGCCGTCGGCTCAACGACCAGCGCTGCTCCTTCACACTGCAGCCACGCCGGAGGTGCCACTCGGAGCCTGGAACCCCACGCCACAGCCAGAAAG TGGTCTTCTCATCCATGACATCGCTGCAGAAGGAGGAGTTCTTCGATCTGGTGGCCACCTCACAGGCTCGACGGCTGGACGACCAGCGTGCTGATTTTCAGAGCACTTCCCCAGTAGCTCCTGTGCCTGTGCCTCAGGAGCCTCGGCGTCCCTCCAGCGCCCCTGGATCTTTCTCGCAGCCCAGACCCAaatccaggagaagcagctgGAAGGTCATGGAGTTCGGCCAGACCGTTCCCAAACCGGCGGCGAAGGAGGAGCTCTACAATATGATCCTAACCTCACAA GCACAGGGCCGTTTGGAGGAGCAGCGAAGCAAAGCACCAGGCCCTATGGATGATGAAGATTTCTTCTCCCTGCTGTTGAAGGTCCAGGGAGGCCGTATGGATGAGCAGAGAACAGAGCTTCCTGTAGCACTTCGGTATTAA
- the notchl gene encoding neurogenic locus notch homolog protein 1, whose product MVLVEGLIIMLWPLSSLCHASPGDPWSSCPADKMCKVKFANGVCDKECSGSQCLKDGFDCLKPKESCNSGYIQYCRDHFDNTHCENGCNTAPCGWDGSDCIKNYKNQHPNWAKGTLILHTAIPFQKAPLQNSSLLWALSILLQTSVKLRGVVPLQPSADFFTMDAQQLIDLHQQAPNYKSNRSLLFLQVDNRPCSQLPFSCFPYASEAADFLNAVLELNHAPAHIKPEIQALISIRGINKEITERESPIEHPDGSPAWLWPVVGIAVGIGVALAIVALAVLVWIWRKRQRREQGDRVHHRSTATDNNGDSKDWTQCSSEQNKRNGRIARAKDRNGMKKKKKGKDLGKKRREPLGEDAIRMRPLKKTLDIGSDTDMTQSSMEDISMTICDHRSPDQKHFNINHKQVPISPPRRWDRNSIPTHQRTPRNSAPVQWCGPDGSVVLIRAVRSGLDRVVLELLRAGVPVNNTDHTGRSALHWACSVNHLSLARTLIRYGAAVDMQDHKGETALFLSALHGCYDTARFLLLNGANQELTDCRGRRPIDVAQEGFHHQILELLLAHRVHQSPFPVAPAPEVLWDDRAYVYSPWVASPPCLPGRSSSFSGVVGPREMSSPQPSDWQFVPPQNWRPMTNQSTTALVSPRVLSRPSRPISTLQEVTSEAEEEEREAAQQVLRATTPHFLYPQPAPRQRSFSCTQPAMQRRLSANQQEPVVNVLPEKPPNEQVEIVVVPHPKTSSSQSESRSAGMVCNTDSERERKKNCEAKGQSEVLHTEPTSIQTVM is encoded by the exons ATGGTCCTGGTGGAGGGTCTGATCATCATGCTATGGCCCCTCAGCAGTTTATGTCATG CATCACCAGGAGATCCATGGAGCAGCTGTCCAGCAGATAAAATGTGCAAAGTCAAGTTTGCAAATGGCGTGTGTGATAAGGAATGCTCTGGCTCCCAATGCCTGAAAGACGGCTTCGACTGCCTTAAGCCCAAAGAATCCTGCAA TTCCGGTTACATTCAGTACTGCCGTGACCACTTCGACAACACGCACTGCGAGAACGGCTGCAACACTGCCCCCTGTGGGTGGGATGGTTCAGACTGtataaaaaactataaaaaccaGCATCCCAACTGGGCCAAAGGAACGCTGATTCTGCATACAGCAATTCCTTTCCAGAAAGCACCGCTGCAGAACAGTTCGTTACTTTGGGCTCTCAGCATCCTGCTCCAGACCAGCGTCAAACTGAGAGGGGTGGTGCCACTTCAGCCCAGTGCTGATTTCTTCACTATGGATGCACAGCAGCTGATTGATCTGCACCAGCAAGCACCTAACTACAAGAGCAACAG GTCATTATTGTTCCTTCAAGTGGATAACAGGCCATGCTCCCAGCTACCATTCTCTTGTTTTCCCTATGCATCGGAGGCAGCAGATTTCCTGAATGCTGTGCTGGAGTTGAACCATGCCCCAGCCCACATCAAGCCCGAGATCCAGGCACTCATCAGCATCCGGGGCATTAATAAGGAGATCACAGAGAGAGAATCTCCCATTGAGCACCCTGATG GTTCTCCTGCATGGCTGTGGCCAGTGGTTGGCATTGCAGTGGGCATTGGGGTAGCACTGGCCATAGTGGCGCTGGCAGTGCTGGTATGGATCTGGAGAAAACGGCAGAGGAGAGAACAAGGAGACAGAGTGCATCACAGATCTACAGCAACTGACAACAATGGTGACAGTAAAGACTGGACACAGTGCTCCTCTGAACAGAACAAAAGGAACGGAAGGATAGCAAGGGCAAAGGACAGAAATGgcatgaagaaaaagaagaaagggaagGATCTGGGAAAGAAGCGCAGGGAACCACTTGGAGAGGATGCCATTCGGATGAG GCCTCTTAAGAAGACCTTGGACATTGGCAGTGACACAGACATGACCCAGAGCTCCATGGAGGACATCAGCATGACAATCTGTGACCACAGATCTCCAGATCAGAAACATTTCAACATCAATCACAAACAAGTGCCCATAA GTCCACCAAGAAGGTGGGACAGGAACTCCATTCCTACACATCAGAGGACTCCAAGAAAT TCAGCCCCAGTGCAATGGTGTGGACCTGATGGGTCTGTGGTTCTGATCCGAGCTGTGAGGAGTGGCCTCGATCGAGTAGTGCTGGAGCTACTCAGAGCTGGGGTGCCTGTCAACAACACTGACCACACCG GGAGATCCGCCCTGCACTGGGCATGCTCAGTAAACCACCTCTCATTAGCGCGGACACTGATACGTTATGGCGCTGCTGTGGACATGCAGGATCACAAG GGTGAGACAGCTCTATTTCTCTCGGCTCTCCACGGCTGCTATGATACTGCCAGGTTCCTCCTCCTAAACGGTGCCAATCAGGAGCTGACAGACTGCAGGGGGCGTCGGCCAATAGATGTGGCCCAGGAAGGATTCCATCATCAGATCCTCGAGCTTCTACTGGCCCACCGAGTCCACCAGAGCCCGTTTCCTGTGGCCCCAGCTCCCGAGGTGCTGTGGGATGATCGCGCTTATGTGTATTCCCCATGGGTGGCATCACCTCCTTGTCTGCCAGGAAGGAGTTCTTCCTTTTCTGGGGTTGTAGGTCCCAGGGAGATGTCTTCACCCCAGCCTAG TGACTGGCAATTTGTGCCACCTCAAAATTGGAGGCCAATGACAAACCAATCCACAACGGCGCTGGTCAGCCCCAGAGTCCTCAGCCGCCCATCGCGTCCAATCAGCACGCTTCAGGAAGTGACCTCAGAAgctgaggaagaagaaagagaagcagCACAGCAAGTCCTGAGAGCAACGACACCCCACTTCCTGTATCCTCAGCCGGCACCCCGGCAGCGCTCATTCTCCTGCACACAGCCCGCTATGCAGCGCCGCCTCAGTGCCAACCAACAAGAGCCAGTCGTCAACGTCCTGCCAGAGAAACCACCTAATGAGCAAGTGGAAATAGTGGTTGTGCCCCACCCTAAGACAAgctccagccaatcagagagcagaagTGCAGGGATGGTGTGTAACACagactctgagagagagaggaaaaagaactGCGAGGCAAAAGGTCAAAGCGAAGTGCTCCATACTGAGCCCACATCAATACAGACTGTTATGTGA
- the pbx2 gene encoding pre-B-cell leukemia transcription factor 2 isoform X4, with product MLQQQPITGNGPNSGRGLALNTHPGMHTLNSVHPPPQHRPDGDAGLEGTENGHENRRDIGDILQQIMTITDQSLDEAQAKKHALNCHRMKPALFSVLCEIKEKTGLSMRNTQEEEPPDPQLVRLDNMLLAEGVAGPEKGGGAAAAVSAATSSGGMSPDSSLEHSDYKQKLSQIRTIYHTELEKYEQACSEFTTHVMNLLREQSRTRPVSPREIERMVAIIHRKFSSIQTQLKQSTCEAVMILRSRFLDARRKRRNFSKQATEVLNEYFYSHLSNPYPSEEAKEELAKQCSITISQVSNWFGNKRIRYKKNISKFQEEANLYAMKTAMGATQREGSPQTPNSTGSADLFLGVPPVNGEQPGYHMGAQTNGTWQEQNTPPSPPGSEGSDNSD from the exons ATGTTGCAGCAGCAGCCTATTACAGGCAACGGGCCCAACTCAGGCCGGGGGCTCGCGTTGAACACTCACCCGGGAATGCACACCCTGAACTCGGTGCACCCTCCGCCACAACACCGGCCCGATGGCGACGCGGGCCTCGAGGGAACAGAAAACGGTCATGAAAACAGACGAGACATTGGGGACATTTTGCAACAAATCATGACCATCACTGACCAAAGTCTAGACGAAGCCCAGGCGAA AAAACATGCCTTGAACTGTCACCGAATGAAACCGGCTTTGTTCAGCGTGCTTTGTGAAATTAAAGAGAAAACCG GTCTGTCCATGCGAAACACGCAGGAGGAGGAGCCGCCGGACCCGCAGCTCGTCCGACTGGACAACATGCTCCTGGCTGAGGGTGTGGCCGGTCCGGAGAAAGGAGGCGGGGCCGCCGCAGCAGTCTCTGCGGCAACCAGCTCGGGCGGTATGTCTCCGGACAGCTCGTTGGAGCACTCGGACTACAAACAGAAGCTGAGCCAGATTCGCACGATTTACCACACTGAGCTGGAGAAATACGAGCAG GCATGCAGCGAGTTCACAACTCATGTGATGAACCTGCTACGTGAACAGTCACGTACACGGCCCGTGTCTCCGCGCGAGATCGAGCGCATGGTGGCCATCATCCACCGTAAGTTCAGCTCCATCCAGACGCAGCTCAAACAGAGCACGTGCGAGGCTGTCATGATCCTCCGCTCCCGCTTCCTGGacgccag GCGCAAGAGACGCAACTTCAGCAAGCAGGCCACGGAGGTGCTGAACGAGTACTTCTACTCCCACCTGTCTAACCCTTATCCCAGCGAGGAGGCCAAAGAGGAGCTCGCTAAACAGTGCAGCATCACCATCTCTCAG GTGTCCAACTGGTTTGGCAATAAGAGGATCCGCTACAAGAAAAACATCAGCAAGTTCCAGGAAGAGGCCAACCTTTACGCCATGAAGACGGCCATGGGGgcgacacagagagagggatcGCCCCAAACCCCCAACTCCACCG GGTCAGCTGATCTCTTCCTTGGAGTTCCTCCAGTGAATGGAGAGCAGCCTGGCTACCACATGGGGGCTCAG actaaCGGGACCTGGCAGGAACAGAACACTCCTCCCTCTCCACCTGGAAGCGAGGGCTCCGACAATTCAGACTGA
- the pbx2 gene encoding pre-B-cell leukemia transcription factor 2 isoform X2, whose amino-acid sequence MLQQQPITGNGPNSGRGLALNTHPGMHTLNSVHPPPQHRPDGDAGLEGTENGHENRRDIGDILQQIMTITDQSLDEAQAKKHALNCHRMKPALFSVLCEIKEKTGLSMRNTQEEEPPDPQLVRLDNMLLAEGVAGPEKGGGAAAAVSAATSSGGMSPDSSLEHSDYKQKLSQIRTIYHTELEKYEQACSEFTTHVMNLLREQSRTRPVSPREIERMVAIIHRKFSSIQTQLKQSTCEAVMILRSRFLDARRKRRNFSKQATEVLNEYFYSHLSNPYPSEEAKEELAKQCSITISQVSNWFGNKRIRYKKNISKFQEEANLYAMKTAMGATQREGSPQTPNSTGSADLFLGVPPVNGEQPGYHMGAQDSRFSERLYSPRESRTNGTWQEQNTPPSPPGSEGSDNSD is encoded by the exons ATGTTGCAGCAGCAGCCTATTACAGGCAACGGGCCCAACTCAGGCCGGGGGCTCGCGTTGAACACTCACCCGGGAATGCACACCCTGAACTCGGTGCACCCTCCGCCACAACACCGGCCCGATGGCGACGCGGGCCTCGAGGGAACAGAAAACGGTCATGAAAACAGACGAGACATTGGGGACATTTTGCAACAAATCATGACCATCACTGACCAAAGTCTAGACGAAGCCCAGGCGAA AAAACATGCCTTGAACTGTCACCGAATGAAACCGGCTTTGTTCAGCGTGCTTTGTGAAATTAAAGAGAAAACCG GTCTGTCCATGCGAAACACGCAGGAGGAGGAGCCGCCGGACCCGCAGCTCGTCCGACTGGACAACATGCTCCTGGCTGAGGGTGTGGCCGGTCCGGAGAAAGGAGGCGGGGCCGCCGCAGCAGTCTCTGCGGCAACCAGCTCGGGCGGTATGTCTCCGGACAGCTCGTTGGAGCACTCGGACTACAAACAGAAGCTGAGCCAGATTCGCACGATTTACCACACTGAGCTGGAGAAATACGAGCAG GCATGCAGCGAGTTCACAACTCATGTGATGAACCTGCTACGTGAACAGTCACGTACACGGCCCGTGTCTCCGCGCGAGATCGAGCGCATGGTGGCCATCATCCACCGTAAGTTCAGCTCCATCCAGACGCAGCTCAAACAGAGCACGTGCGAGGCTGTCATGATCCTCCGCTCCCGCTTCCTGGacgccag GCGCAAGAGACGCAACTTCAGCAAGCAGGCCACGGAGGTGCTGAACGAGTACTTCTACTCCCACCTGTCTAACCCTTATCCCAGCGAGGAGGCCAAAGAGGAGCTCGCTAAACAGTGCAGCATCACCATCTCTCAG GTGTCCAACTGGTTTGGCAATAAGAGGATCCGCTACAAGAAAAACATCAGCAAGTTCCAGGAAGAGGCCAACCTTTACGCCATGAAGACGGCCATGGGGgcgacacagagagagggatcGCCCCAAACCCCCAACTCCACCG GGTCAGCTGATCTCTTCCTTGGAGTTCCTCCAGTGAATGGAGAGCAGCCTGGCTACCACATGGGGGCTCAG GACTCGCGCTTTTCAGAAAGACTCTATAGTCCCAGAGAGAGCCGG actaaCGGGACCTGGCAGGAACAGAACACTCCTCCCTCTCCACCTGGAAGCGAGGGCTCCGACAATTCAGACTGA